AAAATCTCGCCGGCGCCGAGCTCTTCGCCCTGTTTCGCCCAGGCCAGCGCATCGAGGCCGGTGGCAATGCGGCCGCCGTTGATGTAGACTTCCCAACCGCGGTCTTTGCGCTTTGCATCGATGGCCAGCACCATGCACTGGCTGCCGAACACCGCCGCGCCGGCCCGAATCAAGTCGGGATTTCTCACCGCGGCGCTGTTTACCGAGACTTTGTCCGCGCCGGCGCGCAGAATGTCGCGCACATCCTCCGCGGTGCGAAGGCCGCCGCCGACGGTGAATGGAATGAACACCCGGCTGGCAACCTCGCGCACCATGGCGAGCACGATTTGACGCTTGTCGTGCGAGGCCGTGATGTCGAGAAACACCAATTCATCCGCGCCCTCGGCATCGTAGAAGTGCGCCTGTTCCACCGGATCGCCGGCGTCCGTGAGATTGACGAAATTGACGCCCTTGACCACGCGGCCATCTTTCACATCGAGGCAGGGAATGAGGCGTTTGGCGAGCATGAGTCAACTGGGACAAGAAGACTGAATCTATTCGTGCTGGGCTTGCTGAATTTCTGCGAGTGTCGGCTCGCTGCCCGGCTTGGCGTTTTCGAGAAATTGGCCAAAAGCGGCAAGGAGTTGTTCCGGGTTTTTGCCGTGCAGGCGTGTTTCCATCCATGCCATTGTCTCTTCCTGCACCACGGCGGTCTGCAGCCAGTATTTTACCAATTCATTTAGAGACATGTTCTTCTTCTTGGCAAGCAGAATCGCCTTGGCTTTCAGATCATCTGGCAGCCGGATTGACAAAGTACTCATGGGATCTTCCTTGTTTAGAGGTAGAGGTCACCAAACTGTTGCGGCGTCGATATCACCAATTCGGGGAATTGCAGCTCACTGCTGCTGAAATCCCGAATGTTCTTGGTTACAATCAACGCGCCGCTGGCCACGGCGGTTTCCAGTACGAAGTTATCGCTCTCATCCCGCAGATTTGGACGCCACAAATAGTGTACCTCGGATTCGCGTGCGATGACGACCAAGGCATTCAGGATCATTTGAACTTCGTCGCTCGTGGCGTCGATTAATTTGAGAACACGATTGCGCGTCAGAACCGCCTCATATTCCAGAAAGAGCTTCTGGGTTAATGCCAAAGGGACTCTGCCCGTCTGGATATTTTTCAATATCCTGTAGCTCGGAGAATGCTCGCGCCGGCATAATCCTGCAACCAAAACGTTGGTATCGAGCACGATGATGGGTGTCTTTTCCGCGGCAGCGGTGTTCATCTGTCCTTCCATCTTTCCTGCAATTCAACGCGGCAAAGCTTTGCTCAGAATGTCGAGAATAATGATCAAATGCAATCCCCAGTTTGCCTTACCGGATCGCCGGCGTCCGTAAGATTCACGAAATTGACGCCCTTGACCACGCGGCCATCTTTCACATCGAGGCAGGGAATGAGGCGTTTGGCGAGCATGAGTCTCTCTCGAGTTTGACCGCCCGGGCGCTTTCACAAGAACCGTTCAAGGCACGGCCATCGTTTGCAGCGCCTGCGCGAGCGTGAATCTGCCTTCATACAACGCCTTGCCCACAATCACCCCCGCGACACCGTCCTTTTCCAAGTCACGCAGCGCAACCAAGTCCTCCAGACGCGCAACGCCGCCCGCAGCAATGACACGCAAACCGCTCTGCCGCGCCAATGCCGCGGTGGCTTCCAGATTCGGGCCTTGCAGCGCGCCGTCGCGCGCAATGTCGGTGTAGACTGCCCAGCGCACGCCCAAGCTATGCATGTGCTGCGCGAAGGGAATCGCTTCGATTTCGGAAGTATCGGTCCAACCCCGGGTGGCCACGCGGCCGTCGCGGGCATCGATGCCGACGGCAATTGCCTCCGCGCCGAATTGCGTGAGCGCTTCTTCGACTAATTCCGGCTTGCTCACCGCCGCCGTGCCGATCACCACCCGGCGCGCGCCGGCGTCGAGCATGGCGCCAATCTTGTGCAGGCTGCGCATGCCGCCGCCGATTTGCACTGGAATCTCGACGGCAGCGATGATCTTGCGAATCATCGCGCGATTGCCGGTGCTGCCCGAGAACGCCGCATCGAGATCGACGATGTGCAACCACGCCGCGCCCGCGGCAGCGAAGGAGCGCGCGATGGCCACGGGATCATCACCGTAGATTTTCTCGGAGGCCGCTTCGCCACGCAGCAAGCGCACGCACCGGCCGCCCTTCAGATCAATGGCAGGTAAGATCAGCATCGACTTCAACAGTATTTGATATCCGTATGATTACGTTCCAAC
This genomic window from bacterium contains:
- the hisF gene encoding imidazole glycerol phosphate synthase subunit HisF, producing the protein MLAKRLIPCLDVKDGRVVKGVNFVNLTDAGDPVEQAHFYDAEGADELVFLDITASHDKRQIVLAMVREVASRVFIPFTVGGGLRTAEDVRDILRAGADKVSVNSAAVRNPDLIRAGAAVFGSQCMVLAIDAKRKDRGWEVYINGGRIATGLDALAWAKQGEELGAGEILLTSMDRDGTRQGYDLELLRAVADSVKIPVIASGGAGFMEHFRDAFTLGGADAVLAASLFHYRELSIRETKAFLRQQGINVRPAVQ
- a CDS encoding toxin-antitoxin system HicB family antitoxin, whose product is MSTLSIRLPDDLKAKAILLAKKKNMSLNELVKYWLQTAVVQEETMAWMETRLHGKNPEQLLAAFGQFLENAKPGSEPTLAEIQQAQHE
- a CDS encoding putative toxin-antitoxin system toxin component, PIN family, with product MNTAAAEKTPIIVLDTNVLVAGLCRREHSPSYRILKNIQTGRVPLALTQKLFLEYEAVLTRNRVLKLIDATSDEVQMILNALVVIARESEVHYLWRPNLRDESDNFVLETAVASGALIVTKNIRDFSSSELQFPELVISTPQQFGDLYL
- the hisA gene encoding 1-(5-phosphoribosyl)-5-[(5-phosphoribosylamino)methylideneamino]imidazole-4-carboxamide isomerase, producing MLILPAIDLKGGRCVRLLRGEAASEKIYGDDPVAIARSFAAAGAAWLHIVDLDAAFSGSTGNRAMIRKIIAAVEIPVQIGGGMRSLHKIGAMLDAGARRVVIGTAAVSKPELVEEALTQFGAEAIAVGIDARDGRVATRGWTDTSEIEAIPFAQHMHSLGVRWAVYTDIARDGALQGPNLEATAALARQSGLRVIAAGGVARLEDLVALRDLEKDGVAGVIVGKALYEGRFTLAQALQTMAVP